The Salinibacterium sp. M195 genome includes a window with the following:
- a CDS encoding ExeM/NucH family extracellular endonuclease produces the protein MHNQRSRSTRLSVGAIATSCAIALATLTAPAAFAADVTATIAEVQGTTASSPMTGSTVTVEGVVTADYRGASGYRGIVIQTPGSGGASDATPGASDGIFLYLNNENPPVALGDKVTATGPVDERFGQTQLGAGSTPATVELVTAAANLDPADLVEASALDASVVGNDREPLESMLVAPTGDYLVSSSHQLYNFGTLWLSPSELAVKSTETTDAGDAANAIAAANRASRIFLDDGYSIQISNGSHPGEQPYFSADTVVRNGDTVDFPANPYILSYGFDDWRLQPTIAINDASPAEYRPTFTSTNPREASAPVVGGDFKVSAFNVYNYFTTLTSEDSDARGADTAEEFAIQQSKIVAAINSLDADVVGLMEIENSVKLGGDLDEALMDLVGALNAAAGAGTWDYVRTPAALNDAAITDFITNAIIFKPAAATPVGDSFTQVDETVWDIAREPIAQTFESNGELITVIANHFKSKGGSGAEPADGQGRFNVERVEQATAVKALVDSISADPAKSDQVVLVGDFNAYSEEDPIQVFTSAGYVDTLAALTDDQYTYTFDGELGSLDHVIVSPSLADNVTDAAVWNINSPEWGDRGYAFGATEAGTVFRSSDHDPISIGLSTEAVPVEIEILTTNDFHGRIEAGGGVPGAAQLGGMVNYWEALNPNTTFVGAGDFIGASTFTSFIQNDQPTIDVLNEIGLDTSSFGNHEFDQGRADVDDRILDAANWPYLAANLYDRGTNAPAYDEYFLQEFDGVTVGFIGAVTEDLNELVSPAGIASLEIRGIVSEVDRVADYLTDGNDANGEADVLVLLVHEGAASTNISASTDDSAFGQIVTGLSPKVDAIVSGHTHLAYDHEVTVPGMDRPRLVVSAGQYGTNYGHFDLTVDPATQEIISFSAEVLPITGFVPDAAVQAIVDEATALANVLGNVKVGEISDSLFRAVQNPTATTPFPENRGGESTLGNFVADVQLWAASELGAEIAFMNPGGLRTDLVYESAGVGDADGDVTYREAANVQPFGNTLTTMSLTGAQIKMVLEEQWQPAGAQRPFLKLGVSEGLTYSYDPTAAQGERVTAMYLNGVAVDAAASYKIVANSFLAAGGDNFATLAAGTNRADSGRIDLQSMVEYFEENAVASPPLEQRAIGAVVSAPDADGYNPGDDVTLDLSSLTFSRGGSDATTVEVSVDGTVLGSAAIDRTIVDTTDEQGRATVTVTIPAGTATGTLTLTVMIPGTDTAVAVPIEVTTTAEAIENTKAPSIRGKVEVGKTVKAVHGNWSVRSPDYSYQWLRDGAPIADATDSRYRITTEDIGTELSVQVTASKDGYSDGVAVSDSQSVEKISSKVSASPSSWLVWGNRSITVDTKVTVGKDGTTAGDVTVYDGRTAVATAEVGNKGKNSVKLPKLSRGIHFISVQYSGNDLVESSSSWPRLVLVF, from the coding sequence ATGCATAATCAACGCAGCAGGTCAACGCGACTCTCGGTAGGGGCTATTGCCACCTCCTGTGCCATCGCGCTGGCTACGCTTACCGCTCCTGCCGCATTCGCCGCCGATGTAACGGCGACGATTGCCGAAGTTCAAGGAACCACAGCATCGAGCCCAATGACGGGCTCGACTGTCACCGTAGAAGGTGTCGTCACCGCTGACTACCGCGGGGCTTCCGGCTACCGCGGTATTGTCATCCAGACTCCCGGATCGGGTGGGGCAAGCGATGCTACCCCCGGCGCTTCCGATGGAATCTTCCTCTACCTCAACAACGAGAACCCGCCCGTTGCACTCGGCGACAAGGTCACGGCAACAGGTCCCGTCGATGAGCGCTTCGGTCAAACTCAGCTCGGTGCCGGCTCAACGCCAGCCACGGTTGAACTCGTCACTGCAGCGGCCAACCTCGACCCGGCTGATCTGGTTGAAGCATCCGCTCTCGATGCGAGCGTTGTCGGCAACGACCGCGAACCCCTCGAGTCGATGCTCGTCGCCCCCACCGGTGACTACCTCGTCAGCTCGAGCCACCAGCTCTACAACTTCGGCACCCTTTGGCTCAGCCCGAGTGAGCTAGCAGTCAAGAGCACCGAGACAACGGATGCCGGAGACGCCGCCAACGCGATCGCCGCCGCCAACCGTGCCAGCCGCATCTTCCTCGATGATGGCTACAGCATCCAAATTTCCAACGGGTCGCACCCGGGTGAGCAGCCGTATTTCTCGGCTGACACTGTTGTTCGCAACGGCGACACCGTTGATTTCCCGGCAAACCCCTACATTCTGAGCTACGGCTTCGATGACTGGCGTTTGCAGCCGACCATCGCGATCAACGACGCGAGCCCGGCGGAGTATCGCCCAACGTTCACGTCGACGAACCCGCGTGAAGCGTCAGCTCCGGTCGTTGGCGGTGACTTCAAGGTCTCGGCATTCAACGTCTACAACTACTTCACGACACTGACGAGTGAAGACTCGGATGCTCGTGGCGCAGATACTGCTGAAGAGTTCGCTATTCAGCAGTCGAAGATCGTTGCCGCTATCAACTCGCTCGACGCGGATGTTGTTGGTCTCATGGAGATCGAGAACTCGGTCAAGCTGGGGGGAGACCTCGACGAAGCGCTCATGGATCTCGTGGGTGCTCTCAACGCGGCTGCCGGTGCCGGAACGTGGGACTACGTTCGCACGCCAGCGGCGCTCAACGATGCGGCTATCACTGACTTCATCACGAACGCAATCATCTTCAAGCCGGCAGCAGCTACTCCGGTAGGTGACAGCTTCACGCAGGTTGATGAGACGGTGTGGGACATCGCGCGTGAGCCGATCGCTCAAACCTTTGAGTCGAACGGTGAGCTCATCACGGTGATCGCTAACCACTTCAAGTCGAAGGGCGGTTCGGGTGCTGAGCCCGCTGACGGCCAGGGACGTTTCAACGTCGAGCGTGTTGAACAGGCCACGGCAGTAAAGGCTCTCGTTGACTCGATCTCCGCTGACCCAGCCAAGAGCGACCAGGTTGTTCTCGTTGGTGACTTCAATGCCTACTCCGAAGAAGACCCGATTCAGGTCTTCACCTCGGCGGGCTACGTTGACACCCTTGCAGCGCTAACCGATGACCAGTACACCTACACGTTTGATGGTGAACTGGGATCGCTTGACCACGTCATTGTCTCGCCGTCGCTTGCCGACAACGTGACCGATGCTGCTGTCTGGAACATCAACTCGCCTGAGTGGGGCGATCGCGGCTACGCCTTCGGAGCAACCGAAGCGGGCACCGTGTTCCGCTCGAGCGACCACGACCCGATCAGCATTGGCCTCAGCACTGAAGCGGTGCCGGTCGAGATCGAAATTCTCACGACGAACGACTTCCACGGCCGAATCGAAGCAGGCGGCGGAGTTCCCGGCGCAGCTCAGCTCGGCGGAATGGTGAACTACTGGGAAGCTCTGAACCCCAACACCACGTTTGTTGGTGCCGGTGACTTCATCGGTGCGTCGACCTTCACCTCGTTCATCCAGAACGATCAGCCCACGATCGACGTGCTCAACGAAATTGGACTCGACACAAGTTCATTTGGTAACCACGAATTCGATCAGGGTCGTGCCGATGTTGACGACCGCATCTTGGATGCCGCCAACTGGCCCTACCTCGCAGCGAACCTCTACGACCGTGGCACCAACGCTCCGGCCTACGACGAGTACTTCCTGCAAGAGTTCGACGGAGTCACCGTGGGATTCATTGGTGCTGTTACCGAAGACCTCAACGAGTTGGTCAGCCCCGCTGGCATCGCTTCGCTTGAGATTCGCGGAATCGTCAGCGAAGTGGATCGGGTAGCCGACTACCTCACCGACGGCAACGATGCCAATGGTGAAGCTGACGTTCTCGTTCTCCTCGTTCACGAGGGTGCGGCATCCACCAACATCTCAGCGTCAACGGATGATTCGGCCTTTGGGCAGATCGTCACGGGCCTGAGCCCGAAGGTGGATGCAATCGTCTCGGGCCACACTCACCTCGCCTACGACCACGAGGTCACTGTGCCCGGCATGGACCGCCCACGTTTGGTCGTTTCGGCCGGACAGTACGGAACCAACTACGGTCACTTCGACCTGACGGTTGACCCGGCAACGCAGGAGATCATTTCCTTCAGCGCTGAGGTTCTCCCCATCACAGGCTTTGTGCCTGACGCGGCTGTGCAAGCAATCGTTGATGAGGCAACTGCTCTCGCCAACGTGCTGGGCAACGTCAAGGTTGGTGAAATCTCCGACAGCCTGTTCCGTGCCGTTCAGAACCCGACCGCCACAACACCGTTCCCGGAGAACCGCGGCGGAGAGTCGACCCTCGGCAACTTTGTTGCGGATGTTCAGCTCTGGGCAGCATCCGAATTGGGTGCAGAGATTGCGTTCATGAATCCTGGTGGTTTGCGAACCGACCTTGTTTACGAGTCCGCAGGAGTCGGCGACGCTGACGGTGATGTGACCTACCGCGAGGCCGCCAACGTGCAGCCGTTCGGTAACACCCTCACGACAATGTCGCTGACCGGCGCTCAGATCAAGATGGTTCTTGAAGAGCAGTGGCAACCAGCTGGTGCGCAGCGTCCGTTCCTCAAGCTCGGCGTTTCGGAAGGGTTGACGTACTCGTACGACCCCACCGCAGCCCAGGGCGAGCGAGTAACGGCGATGTACCTCAACGGTGTTGCCGTGGATGCCGCAGCCAGCTACAAGATTGTTGCGAACTCCTTCCTGGCAGCCGGTGGCGATAACTTCGCCACTCTCGCTGCAGGAACCAACCGCGCAGACAGTGGACGTATCGACCTGCAGTCCATGGTCGAGTACTTCGAAGAGAACGCGGTCGCAAGCCCGCCTCTTGAACAGCGTGCTATTGGCGCTGTTGTTTCGGCACCAGATGCCGACGGGTACAACCCCGGAGATGACGTCACACTCGACCTGTCGTCGCTTACCTTTAGCCGCGGTGGCTCAGACGCCACCACGGTTGAGGTTTCGGTCGACGGAACCGTGCTCGGTTCGGCAGCGATCGACCGCACCATCGTCGATACAACGGATGAACAGGGTCGCGCAACAGTGACCGTCACGATTCCGGCCGGTACGGCTACGGGCACGCTGACGCTGACCGTGATGATTCCCGGAACGGATACCGCGGTTGCGGTGCCGATTGAGGTCACCACGACTGCCGAAGCTATCGAGAACACGAAGGCTCCGAGCATCCGCGGAAAGGTCGAAGTCGGCAAAACCGTCAAGGCTGTTCACGGAAACTGGAGTGTACGGTCACCGGACTACAGCTACCAGTGGCTGCGGGATGGCGCACCGATCGCTGATGCGACCGACAGCCGCTACCGCATCACCACAGAGGACATCGGCACCGAGCTGAGCGTGCAAGTCACTGCCAGCAAGGACGGTTACTCGGATGGTGTGGCTGTGTCGGACTCACAATCAGTAGAGAAGATCTCGTCGAAAGTCAGCGCGAGTCCTTCCAGCTGGTTGGTCTGGGGCAACCGCTCGATCACGGTCGACACGAAAGTGACCGTCGGCAAGGATGGCACGACGGCGGGTGATGTGACCGTGTATGACGGTCGCACCGCTGTGGCTACAGCCGAGGTCGGTAACAAGGGCAAGAACTCGGTGAAGCTGCCGAAGTTGAGCCGCGGCATCCACTTCATCTCGGTTCAGTACTCCGGTAATGATCTGGTGGAGTCGAGTTCAAGCTGGCCACGGTTGGTGCTCGTCTTCTAG